In one Legionella clemsonensis genomic region, the following are encoded:
- the dapA gene encoding 4-hydroxy-tetrahydrodipicolinate synthase, producing MFHGSIVALATPMTDDAVDLNCLRELVEFHISAGTHAIVAAGTTGEAGTLSHQEKILVIKTAIEQARERIPVIAGTAMNATKECIALTQEAMECGAHAALIMTPAYIKPTQEGLYQHYSAIAKAVAMPIILYNVPGRTACDLLPETVARLGKISNIIGIKEATGQMTRLQQILRLCEGLDVYSGDDPTAAQWILAGAKGVISVTANVAARQMAKLADAAFDNDPAGCLKINEQLMPLHQLLFVEANPIPVKWALSKMGLMKDELRLPLTSLSEEHHQALEQVLRNLQLI from the coding sequence ATGTTTCATGGTAGTATTGTGGCCTTAGCCACCCCGATGACGGATGATGCAGTTGATTTAAATTGTTTACGTGAATTGGTTGAATTTCATATCTCTGCCGGGACTCATGCTATTGTTGCTGCAGGAACTACTGGTGAAGCAGGTACTCTTTCCCATCAAGAAAAGATTTTAGTCATTAAAACAGCGATAGAGCAGGCAAGGGAACGCATTCCTGTTATTGCAGGTACCGCAATGAATGCAACCAAAGAGTGTATTGCATTGACTCAAGAAGCCATGGAGTGCGGTGCTCATGCAGCATTGATAATGACTCCAGCGTATATCAAACCTACTCAGGAAGGACTTTATCAGCATTATAGTGCAATTGCCAAAGCAGTGGCCATGCCAATCATTCTGTACAATGTACCAGGTCGTACTGCCTGTGATTTATTGCCGGAAACAGTCGCAAGACTTGGAAAAATTTCAAATATTATTGGGATCAAAGAGGCAACAGGTCAAATGACTCGCTTGCAGCAAATTTTGCGTTTATGTGAGGGTCTTGATGTTTATAGCGGTGATGACCCTACAGCTGCACAATGGATTTTAGCTGGTGCAAAAGGGGTTATTTCTGTCACAGCGAATGTGGCTGCAAGGCAAATGGCCAAACTAGCTGATGCTGCTTTTGATAATGATCCTGCCGGCTGTCTAAAAATTAACGAACAGTTAATGCCTCTTCATCAGTTATTATTCGTTGAAGCCAATCCCATTCCGGTAAAATGGGCTTTGAGTAAAATGGGTTTAATGAAAGATGAACTACGATTGCCCTTAACGTCTTTGTCTGAAGAACATCATCAAGCACTAGAGCAGGTTCTGCGCAACTTGCAACTTATTTAA
- a CDS encoding flavohemoglobin expression-modulating QEGLA motif protein, producing MATESDELRVIQELSARLVEAQRTIRILDSIKWDDAIKKDFFTKKAQALPKIDRDYYLNKPLPFDATEKQEEFRLIVRDAQNQLGQYSPVTRLIKRQCEEYARAVQMLNARGTPAFCELAMELYGSPDDAFYSGGPRLSELGTLLFDVLTALEVQLKSEADEKKHTPQKAQELLQERLSHFFDQHPGKVTVMVSDDMVADASAGADTIKLSQHAMFSDRDLKYLEVHEGWVHVGTTLNGATQPYCSFLGKGSPSCSVIQEGLAVITEIVTFSSYPGRVRKITNRVIALEKVRQGANFIDIYRYFIECGLTEDDSYNHTVRVFRGSTPEGGPFTKDLSYAKGFLLIYNYMRFAISQRRIDSIPLLFTGKLILDDLPLLGELKERGILSPPVYLPPPFKDLAALSAWMSFSLFLNKFSLNEIQKNFRFLLV from the coding sequence ATGGCAACTGAATCAGATGAATTACGTGTTATCCAGGAGTTATCTGCTCGTCTTGTAGAGGCACAGCGGACGATACGAATTTTGGATAGCATCAAGTGGGATGATGCGATTAAAAAGGATTTTTTTACCAAAAAAGCACAGGCCCTGCCTAAAATAGATAGAGATTACTACCTAAATAAGCCTTTACCTTTCGATGCTACTGAAAAGCAGGAAGAATTTCGCTTGATTGTCCGCGATGCACAAAATCAATTGGGGCAATACTCACCTGTTACGCGTTTAATTAAACGGCAATGTGAGGAATATGCACGCGCAGTGCAAATGCTGAATGCTCGAGGTACTCCGGCATTTTGTGAACTGGCAATGGAACTTTATGGCAGTCCGGATGATGCATTTTATTCAGGTGGGCCGCGTCTGTCTGAATTAGGCACGCTTTTATTTGATGTATTAACAGCACTTGAGGTACAGCTTAAATCAGAAGCAGATGAAAAGAAGCACACGCCACAAAAGGCACAGGAGTTATTGCAGGAGCGTCTTAGCCACTTTTTTGATCAGCATCCCGGTAAAGTCACTGTTATGGTAAGCGATGACATGGTTGCCGATGCTTCTGCAGGAGCAGATACTATTAAATTAAGTCAACATGCTATGTTTAGTGATCGGGATTTAAAATACCTTGAGGTTCATGAAGGTTGGGTTCATGTGGGAACAACGCTAAATGGGGCAACACAGCCTTACTGTTCCTTTTTAGGAAAAGGCTCTCCTTCATGCAGCGTGATTCAGGAGGGACTTGCCGTCATTACTGAAATTGTCACCTTTTCGTCTTATCCCGGTCGGGTGCGTAAAATTACCAATCGTGTGATTGCACTGGAGAAAGTTCGGCAGGGGGCAAATTTTATTGATATCTATCGCTATTTTATTGAATGCGGCTTAACTGAAGATGATAGTTATAATCATACTGTTCGCGTATTTCGCGGCAGTACGCCCGAGGGAGGGCCTTTTACCAAAGATTTATCTTACGCGAAGGGATTTCTTTTAATCTATAATTATATGCGTTTTGCAATCAGTCAGCGGCGAATTGATTCCATTCCTTTGCTTTTCACTGGTAAATTAATTCTTGATGATTTACCTTTGTTGGGGGAATTAAAGGAAAGAGGTATTTTATCTCCCCCTGTGTATTTACCTCCACCTTTTAAGGATTTGGCGGCCCTCAGTGCCTGGATGAGTTTTTCTTTATTTTTAAATAAATTCAGCTTGAATGAGATTCAAAAGAATTTTCGCTTCTTGCTGGTATAA
- a CDS encoding glycine zipper domain-containing protein, translating to MKRLIYVMFFLGLSTTGLVSCTATQVGTATGAAAGAGVGYAVSGGSGWGTAIGAGAGALIGNTIGREQDRRNWYYRNGYYYYY from the coding sequence ATGAAAAGACTAATATATGTTATGTTTTTCTTGGGGTTATCGACTACAGGATTAGTTTCTTGTACCGCTACTCAAGTAGGCACAGCAACTGGAGCTGCCGCCGGAGCAGGAGTAGGATATGCTGTTAGTGGTGGAAGCGGATGGGGAACAGCCATCGGTGCAGGTGCAGGAGCATTAATCGGTAATACAATTGGTCGAGAACAAGACAGAAGAAACTGGTATTATAGAAATGGCTACTATTATTATTACTAA